The stretch of DNA ACCCTCGGGAGCCCGTTCATCGCGCAGCGAAACCCACTTTCCGCCGACCCACGCTTCGAGTGTGAAACGCTTGACGCGCTGTCCCAGGGCGATATATTCCTGCGCAAGGAAACGGTTGATGCGTGTCGGTCGTTGGAAAGTCAGCGTCAGCGAAGCCCTTTTCACGCCATCATCGGTGGCCCAGTAGGTGTTTGTGCTACCGTCTATGGCCTTATCGGCGGCATAGGTCTTGCTTGCGCCGCGCACTTGCGATGCCGTTATCGTAGCGTTGCGGGCCAGATTGTGCGCCAGTTCGGCCCGAATCGTCTGCGCCATTGCCACGGCATGCGCCGAGTCGATAGGATGAATCAGTCCGTTTCGCGTGATGGGAAAGTTCAACAGCAGAGAGGCGTTGCGGCCCACCGACTCATAATACGTATCCACCAGTTTTTTTAAGCTTTTCACTTGGCTGTCTTCACGATCGTGATAGAACCATCCCGGGCGGATGGACGTGTCGCATTCTCCGGGCGACCAGTGTTGTCCGCCCTCCTGTCCGTTCATCAATGTGTCTCTGGGCGTATCGAAAACATAGTCGATGGTGCACCAGTTGGTGAGTCCGGCAAATCCCTTCTCGGTTCCGATCCACCGCAATTCGGCTCTGTCTCCCCAAATAACCAGATTGGGTTGGAGCCGATGGATGAGGTCGAATGTGGTCTTCCAGTCGTAGTAAGTGGCACCGTCGATTTGACGATTTTCCCTTGCTCCGCCATAATAACCTGTTCCGCCGTTAGCTCCATCGAACCAAACTTCAAACATTTCGCCATAATTGGTGAGCAGTTCTTCCAGTTGATTGCGAAAATAAGTGAGGTAAGCCGGACGGCCATAGTCGGCAAAATTTCGATCCCAGGGCGAGAGATACACGGCAAACTTCAGTCCGTATTCCCGGCAGGCATCGGCCAATTCGCGCACCACATCTCCCCGTCCGTCTTTCCACGGAGCGTTTTTTACCGAATATTCGGTGTATTTCGACGGCCACAGACAGAAGCCGCTGTGATGTTTGGCCGTGAGAATGATGCCCTTCATCCCGGCGTTTTTACAGGTGCGGGCCCATTGTCGTGCATCCAAATGCGAGGGATTGAAAAGCTGCGGATCTTCATCACCGAATCCCCACTCCTGATCAGTGTAGGTATTGAGGGAATAATGCAGAAAGGCATAGGTCTCCAGCTCGTG from Prevotella sp. oral taxon 475 encodes:
- a CDS encoding alpha-L-fucosidase; translation: MKRTLFAVFLTTLTLGLCAGTKKPVTVPAPCGPIPNANQLKWHELETYAFLHYSLNTYTDQEWGFGDEDPQLFNPSHLDARQWARTCKNAGMKGIILTAKHHSGFCLWPSKYTEYSVKNAPWKDGRGDVVRELADACREYGLKFAVYLSPWDRNFADYGRPAYLTYFRNQLEELLTNYGEMFEVWFDGANGGTGYYGGARENRQIDGATYYDWKTTFDLIHRLQPNLVIWGDRAELRWIGTEKGFAGLTNWCTIDYVFDTPRDTLMNGQEGGQHWSPGECDTSIRPGWFYHDREDSQVKSLKKLVDTYYESVGRNASLLLNFPITRNGLIHPIDSAHAVAMAQTIRAELAHNLARNATITASQVRGASKTYAADKAIDGSTNTYWATDDGVKRASLTLTFQRPTRINRFLAQEYIALGQRVKRFTLEAWVGGKWVSLRDERAPEGTTGLTTIGYKRIVCFPTIKTTRLRFTINDAKACPLISNIGVYCAPPLPKDAVKIPASALQKASTAHEQMPSLNIAIANDSSNAVLIDLQEPVACRQLVYIPLENDQDGLATHYELYASDDMLEWKRWLGGEFSNIENNPIPQTLTLPGLQTRYLKLVATRLSKGKQLRWKQIVVR